acgctcattggtcgcttATTGCGTCATCAGCTTTCACCGATCAATCAGCATTCAGATAACACAAATTATCTGACTTTCAGTTTTAGAAACTGGAAGTTACCTAATATGAACTGGTCGATGCTGGGTCCGGACACGAATCTAGTAGAAATCCCGGAATGCATATCTTCTAACAACTTCTGATGCTTCAAATCGAAATTCCACAAAAGGATCCGGTACTTTTGTTTCTCTAAGTCTAATATCACTGTGACAAGATTCTGTAAACATGAATTAGGTAATTATCTTTTTGTAGGATCAGATCATAAGCTGAAATTATTTGACAAGCATGTGATCAAGTGTCTAGATTAACCTACTTCGAATACGCCGAAATCAGCAGCGCGTAAGTGCTTCGCGTCGAGCACGAGCACGCGCACGTGCGCGGCGCGAGCACGCACCTCGCGAGGTACGTGCTCGGCGCACGCGTAGCTCAGCGTGCCCTGCAGAGACAGCGACACGCAGTCTTGGTTGCCCACCTTATGTATATCACTCATTAGTATATTCttcaattaattcattttcaattttcatttcattaattaataaaataattactatatgttaaaattttgtatacatttattatacaaaacaattatttaatatacaattatttgtatttcatacgTTGAGGGAACGTTCCTTATTGGCAAACATTATATAGCGCATCTGTTTAATGTATCGTCTATATCGCGTCTAACAGGTATGCATGATACAAAAAATGACCTAATGTAGATCCTTGTGACACTCCAGGTGATATTGCTGTTATCGccaattattgttaaaaattacgTTTCCAATGTACGTAAGCGTACAAAGACTGCATTAGCTAATATTTCAAACGGGATAGGGACGTCATGATAtcccatatataaatatgattgacTAAATTTTAGTTAGTATTCAAGTTAATCCCATGGACATTTTCTTCGAGCCCAAATTTTAACGATATAGGGTTCAATTTTAAGAGTTTAAGGTTTTAAGAGTTAGAAACATCGAAATAAGGTTGCTTGTAAGGTACCAGGAGGCCACGAGTACTAAGAATTAACCTTGAAGTGTTGCGAGTAGAGCCGAGGCCTAGCCGCAGTGGCGAGAGCGCGCAGCGCGTCTGCGCCGGCGCCGGCCGCGATGCCGTACTCCAGCCCCGCAGATACACCCACACATAGAGTCAGCAACCACACCGCTAGCTCGGGCTCTGTGAACGAAATATTTGTGTAGTTAAGATATTGCCGTTTTGTCAGAAGTCTTTGTAAAATTAGATAGGAAAGCCGccaaacttaatattaaattttttaccgTTCTGATGTATGCAGGGTCAGGTATTTGGTTTCTGTCTACTACTTAGTCAAAAATATACCTGTTTTGGTCCTAGTGTTATGTTTAGACCAAATTATTGTACCATAAGCAATAATACTTTGAAATGTTATGTACTTTAGTCTACAGACTGGTAAAGCACTAAAGGCGTTAAGATTGGCTTACATTTGCAGTTTCAATGTCGAAGATGGTCGCTTATCACTCAGTAGATCTTTTGCCCTCctacttaaaataacaaaaccatcttacatatattttttactcaaaTATACAGTACATCCCATAACAGAAACATTTGGATACTCACTGTTATTCATCCACAATTTTTTAACAATGGTGAAATCGATGATAGACATCATCGCCACCATGATGATTCCCGCTAACGTGGCGCGCGGGATGAAGTAGAACGCCTCCGCCAGCAGCGTCACGGAGAGGAGAACGAGACTTGctgaaatttatattcaaaacctATTGATGTTAAAACTATAGGCTggtattattcatattttttatgttataatctTGGATTCCAAGGATTTAACCCTAATTGGCCACATTAACGGCTGTTATTTTTTGTAGCAGAGACTATTTTTGTCACTCTTGGTAGATTCAAATTCGCAACTTATTTATCTAgccaaacaaaatatattatgttagtaatggggacgacaatagcccaaggggtcgcGATCGACCTGcgacttttttaaaacaaaagccaCTATAATATCAAAACATAACTGTTTGTTTCGCAACTAAGAATCAAATCCTGGCAACTAAAGTTAAGcggcaaacaaaaaaaaaggcttaccatttaaataaagaatgtcATTAAGAATAGCCCGCGGCATACATGCGGTAGTAACTTACCTTTAAACAGCGAGCCGGCGGGAGTGATCACGCCGCTGGCGTGGTTGAGCGCGGTGCGAGTGAAGGAGCCGGTGACCGGCATGCTCTGGGCGAACGACGACAACATGTTGCAGGCGCCGATGGCTATCATTTCTTGAGTCGCGTCTACTGGTGTGCTGCCCGCTGTTTATGGCAAATTTAAGCTATTTATAAACAATGTAATATTGTTGTCATtgccatcatcatcatcataatcactATAGAGATGATGCCGACAATGAcggtgacgatgatgatgatgacgataatgatcatgacgctgacaatgacggcgacgatgatgatgacgataatgatcatgacgctgacaatgacggcgacgatgatgatgacgataatgatcatgacgctgacaatgacggcgacgatgatgatgacgataatgatcatgacgctgacaatgacggcgacgatgatgatgacgataatgatcatgacgctgacaatgacggcgacgatgatgatgacgataatgatcatgacgctgacaatgacggcgacgatgatgatgacgataatgatcatgacgctgacaatgacggcgacgatgatgatgacgataatgatcatgacgctgacaatgacggcgacgatgatgatgacgataatgatcatgacgctgacaatgacggcgacgatgatgatgacgataatgatcatgacgctgacaatgacggcgacgatgatgatgacgataatgatcatgacgctgacaatgacggcgacgatgatgatgacgataatgatcatgacgctgacaatgacggcgacgatgatgatgacgataatgatcatgacgctgacaatgacggcgacgatgatgatgacgataatgatcatgacgctgacaatgacggcgacgatgatgatgacgataatgatcatgacgctgacaatgacggcgacgatgatgatgacgataatgatcatgacgctgacaatgacggcgacgatgatgatgacgataatgatcatgacgctgacaatgacggcgacgatgatgatgacgataatgatcatgacgctgacaatgacggcgacgatgatgatgacgataatgatcatgacgctgacaatgacggcgacgatgatgatgacgataatgatcatgacgctgacaatgacggcgacgatgatgatgacgataatgatcatgacgctgacaatgacggcgacgatgatgatgacgataatgatcatgacgctgacaatgacggcgacgatgatgatgacgataatgatcatgacgctgacaatgacggcgacgatgatgatgacgataatgatcatgacgctgacaatgacggcgacgatgatgatgacgataatgatcatgacgctgacaatgacggcgacgatgatgatgacgataatgatcatgacgctgacaatgacggcgacgatgatgatgacgataatgatcatgacgctgacaatgacggcgacgatgatgatgacgataatgatcatgacgctgacaatgacggcgacgatgatgatgacgataatgatcatgacgctgacaatgacggcgacgatgatgatgacgataatgatcatgacgctgacaatgacggcgacgatgatgatgacgataatgatcatgacgctgacaatgacggcgacgatgatgatgacgataatgatcatgacgctgacaatgacggcgacgatgatgatgacgataatgatcatgacgctgacaatgacggcgacgatgatgatgacgataatgatcatgacgctgacaatgacggcgacgatgatgatgacgataatgatcatgacgctgacaatgacggcgacgatgatgatgacgataatgatcatgacgctgacaatgacggcgacgatgatgatgacgataatgatcatgacgctgacaatgacggcgacgatgatgatgacgataatgatcatgacgctgacaatgacggcgacgatgatgatgacgataatgatcatgacgctgacaatgacggcgacgatgatgatgacgataatgatcatgacgctgacaatgacggcgacgatgatgatgacgataatgatcatgacgctgacaatgacggcgacgatgatgatgacgataatgatcatgacgctgacaatgacggcgacgatgatgatgacgataatgatcatgacgctgacaatgacggcgacgatgatgatgacgataatgatcATGATGCTGACAATGACGGTGACGGTAACGATGATGACGATAATGTTGGTGACATTGAcaatgatgattatgatgatgacgataacttttatatattttttattgtattgatttactcccgtttaatttttttaataatgtatagtaTATTTCATATACTATTTCATATACTATATATCAAAAGATCAATAAAGACCATTACATAGAaactactattattttaaaaatagtcgttaattaattacaaaggcATAAGAAATACATAAACATCAATTAAAAAAGCACTCTTACCAAAGGCCTTCGCAATGGCGATGCTTTCCAATATGGCGACGAGTGGCATAGCAAAGCCTTCAGGTCCGAACACTTGTAGCATATGTTCGAAGTTTAGAGTTTTGTTGTCCACTGTTGTTGAGAACGGCGGTGGTCCGAAATGTGGTAGACCACCATGAATCGTGCCTAACAAACAGTTTACATgggattatataatatataaaacggtGACAAACATTAtatagacacgaggaggaaaggtaatcTAATAACACATAGTTTCCGACATCGCAAAGCTAATAtatccttcctggggcacggtattcgtttttataataagattcctcagttattttaaacttggcctattcaaaatttaaagctcatgtcaaaaaaactttgataactaaggcatattactcaatacaagattatattaataataaaaaagggtggacttgtatttattgatttctaggcaggatatataaaaaaattaagtgtacTCTACTgacatattctgtaataaaaattgtcgaaaagagtaactactgagtttcttaccggctCTTGTCGGTAGAGTCTACTTTCCGAAGCGATTaccatgacgattcaaatgtgtttttataagcctacttgaaaaataaaaaactattttgacttttgacttcgAATCTATAAGATTAGATTAGGACGGGATtataggaaatataaaaaaaattcggtGGCCatgttaaacgttttttttcaaaagattatcagtttaaataacaaaacataacgGCCCACCACGCAATGTGTCTTTTGGTACAGAAAAGTAGCCACTCGCTCACACAGATTTATTCATAATAGAACACAAAATCCTAACCTGTAAGTGCGAATGGGGTAATGCCTTCTAGAGATAGCACATAGGCCAGTATCAAGCCAACGAAGACGACCAACGCGTTCCTGGCACGGACCACGTATAGCCAAATGTTAGCCAACACCACCCGAACTCGACCGTCGGTAGATGATGTTGGTATCGTAGCACGCTAGAAGTTAGAAACCATCATACACGTTCATTGAATTTATCGCTCTGAATATTCTATTTCGAGAAAACACATCAAAATAAGTTTTCTCTTTTCAACTACGTAACTTTAATGGAATAATCAGTCCAGGTATATTGTTCCCCAATGTACCTCTTCGTTAACGACGGTCTAAAAGTATTAAGCAAAGATGATTTACTCTAAACAGTAATACATGAAAACGTATACGTCGCTTagcaaatatcttaaaaatgattCGGATTTAAAGAGATTTTACAAAAGTTTGTTTAAAACTAGTGCGTCAGCCAGTTATCTGCTACTGATTAACAAATAATGGGCTGGACGTAATCATCTTTCGCTCACATAATTTATTTGGTGTTAATGTGTAAGCCGCATGATTTTGGAACAGGTCGCCTGCCTGACGCTAACGATAGGTTGATTCCTCGCTCTATAAGAACCAAGGCGCTCACTTGATCCATTGATCGAATGTATTtacttcttatattattaaatttattttgcttcGAAATTTAACGTACCAAACAATAACAAAAGATATATAGTTTTTTCGTAGTATTAGTACTACCGTTGCTCAAATTAgagctgaattaaaaaaaaaaacttttattggggatctgttaaaatattaacttaccaCTTACCTTTAACAAGAGCAAGGCGATAATAGTTGATATTCCCAATACAGTATCCCACAATTTTACTGTCTTTATGTTATTGAAGAAATTTATCAATGCCTTTATGAATGTACCACCGGAAGCACCTAGAAGTAACAAACAtacgtttttttgtttatacatgatccatattttactttcattttaaaGGAACATTACCGCCTTTTGTGCAATTAAGAATGATAAATAAGTATTGCACAACATCACataaattactctgatcccaatgtaagtagctaaaagctacttgttatggaaaatcagaagtaccGAAGGcgccacaaacacccagacccaaaaaaactaattaactttttctacatcgatacggccgggaatcgaacccgggacctcggagtggcgtgctcatgaaaaccggtgtacacactactcaaaCACGGAGGTCGtccaataatataatcatttattatcgCAATGTCGCAAATACGctcaaaaaagttaaaaataagtattaaatttttctcttattttaaaatctagttCATCAGTTTGTTAAACCTGCGttcgtaattaaaattgaaacgaaATTCGTAACGAAACATTAATAGCTATTATCGTGTTTAGGAATCGGTTCAGTTCCCGGACACGCGTAACTGCATTGCATATTGAATCAATATTGTACGTACGCTATTTGTAATTCAAACTGAGCGCATACACGATGTTCGTCGAGTAACTTGTGAACAACATATCATCCAATACAAGTCGAGCAAATGGTAATATCTCAATATACCAAATAGAACTATCTTTATTTAAGCTCACACCAAGAAATGAGTACTATATTTCACTGAAAATACACATTATATGCATAGGGAACCCACGTGACCTTGATAATCGACTCTAGAGCCTATGGTggcgaaatttaaaatttattaagtggGAAACATTGAAATGTACATATAcagaaattgtaattattaagagTTTCAGTAAATAAATTCTCCGGGTATGAATTAAATGCTTCTGGAGTAAGAAGTTATAGCCAAAACATTtacagaatttatatttttttatagaattgcATGACTTCAGTACTTTTATCTTTTGTTTCCAAAccagtttttaaattatgagtAGATGAGGTTGGGTTAAAACATTTGACCCACGATCAGTGTAATgaagtatacaaaaaataataactgcaTTTTCTCTCGACTaaggatataataaaattattacaataatacgtTTATTGTCAACACAGCTGTACCTACAATTACTCAATACAATTAACTGCCTTTGTCCACTTTTGTCGACGTTCTTATAAATGCGGTTTTGAtagatttcaattatatatttggatcaactttactataaatattaggaCA
This genomic stretch from Vanessa tameamea isolate UH-Manoa-2023 chromosome 9, ilVanTame1 primary haplotype, whole genome shotgun sequence harbors:
- the LOC113398896 gene encoding sodium-independent sulfate anion transporter-like isoform X2 translates to MSGSIGRRKRWRNTAGKFCNMESWRRRFPISIWLPNYCLEYLLRDAIAGITVGLTSIPQGIAYAMLAGLPPQVGLYSSIFPGIVYAILGSCKDVTVGPTAILAALLAKYVAKSPDFAYLATFLSGCLILLLGVLQLGFLLDFISKPVISGFTTAAALQISASQLKSLFHITGASGGTFIKALINFFNNIKTVKLWDTVLGISTIIALLLLKRATIPTSSTDGRVRVVLANIWLYVVRARNALVVFVGLILAYVLSLEGITPFALTGTIHGGLPHFGPPPFSTTVDNKTLNFEHMLQVFGPEGFAMPLVAILESIAIAKAFAGSTPVDATQEMIAIGACNMLSSFAQSMPVTGSFTRTALNHASGVITPAGSLFKASLVLLSVTLLAEAFYFIPRATLAGIIMVAMMSIIDFTIVKKLWMNNKPELAVWLLTLCVGVSAGLEYGIAAGAGADALRALATAARPRLYSQHFKVGNQDCVSLSLQGTLSYACAEHVPREVRARAAHVRVLVLDAKHLRAADFGVFENLVTVILDLEKQKYRILLWNFDLKHQKLLEDMHSGISTRFVSGPSIDQFILDLNTEGMSV
- the LOC113398896 gene encoding sodium-independent sulfate anion transporter-like isoform X1, with the translated sequence MNTDDPRQPLLGRRKRWRNTAGKFCNMESWRRRFPISIWLPNYCLEYLLRDAIAGITVGLTSIPQGIAYAMLAGLPPQVGLYSSIFPGIVYAILGSCKDVTVGPTAILAALLAKYVAKSPDFAYLATFLSGCLILLLGVLQLGFLLDFISKPVISGFTTAAALQISASQLKSLFHITGASGGTFIKALINFFNNIKTVKLWDTVLGISTIIALLLLKRATIPTSSTDGRVRVVLANIWLYVVRARNALVVFVGLILAYVLSLEGITPFALTGTIHGGLPHFGPPPFSTTVDNKTLNFEHMLQVFGPEGFAMPLVAILESIAIAKAFAGSTPVDATQEMIAIGACNMLSSFAQSMPVTGSFTRTALNHASGVITPAGSLFKASLVLLSVTLLAEAFYFIPRATLAGIIMVAMMSIIDFTIVKKLWMNNKPELAVWLLTLCVGVSAGLEYGIAAGAGADALRALATAARPRLYSQHFKVGNQDCVSLSLQGTLSYACAEHVPREVRARAAHVRVLVLDAKHLRAADFGVFENLVTVILDLEKQKYRILLWNFDLKHQKLLEDMHSGISTRFVSGPSIDQFILDLNTEGMSV